In Chryseobacterium gleum, a single genomic region encodes these proteins:
- a CDS encoding autotransporter assembly complex protein TamA gives MKLFLKIFFVLFCVFTQAQKKQYWLIDTETKVRKKVKDSTSAVKFLDSLAQNNYFFTKLKDVKVKGDSTEIFYDKGKNFNETYVNLTDSLVQKLKIQKDFFTKNLDSTKKSINKTYIDEGYSFSRIKSKYKGQKNGYPIVELDINKNDKRTIDGFVVKGYEKVPKRFIKNLEKEFKGKNYDDKNLLAINKTFQSHPFLTLERQPQTLFTKDSTSIFLFLEKKKTNTFDGVIGFGNDKTSKFTLNGTMNVNFRNMFNGFETVNLYWQRNPDKGQTFDLQVDIPYLFKSNVGMNAKVNIYRQDSTFANVKFLPAFYYHINNRNKIGLRGTLESSTIIDSLYVQGKDYNKKGIGVWFEMTEPTDIDLFLYKTRINAGYDFLTTTYSKDNIKANQNQFYFFGEHNYHISGNHFLNIKGEGAMMDSKIEFSTNELYRFGGWNSMRGFNENSLAADFYYYGSLEYRYLIGNQAFFDVFGQYGQLNNKSLNVKPKLYSVGLGFNFFIPIGLMSFQLSNGNEFGNPFKFNDTKIHWGILSRF, from the coding sequence TTGAAACTGTTTCTGAAAATATTTTTTGTACTATTCTGCGTTTTTACACAAGCGCAGAAGAAGCAGTATTGGCTGATTGATACAGAAACCAAAGTCAGAAAAAAAGTAAAAGATTCTACTTCTGCAGTAAAATTCCTGGATTCATTAGCTCAGAATAACTATTTCTTTACCAAACTGAAAGACGTAAAAGTAAAGGGAGACAGCACTGAAATTTTCTATGATAAAGGAAAGAACTTTAATGAAACCTATGTAAACCTTACGGATTCCCTGGTTCAGAAACTGAAAATTCAGAAAGATTTTTTCACCAAAAATTTAGACTCTACCAAGAAGAGTATCAACAAAACATATATTGATGAAGGCTATTCTTTCAGCAGGATCAAATCTAAATATAAAGGTCAGAAAAACGGCTATCCGATCGTGGAACTTGACATCAATAAAAATGATAAAAGAACGATCGACGGATTTGTAGTAAAAGGATACGAAAAAGTTCCTAAAAGATTCATCAAGAACCTTGAAAAGGAGTTCAAAGGCAAAAATTATGATGACAAAAACCTTTTAGCCATCAATAAAACCTTCCAAAGCCATCCTTTTTTAACGCTCGAACGGCAGCCGCAAACTCTGTTCACAAAAGATTCCACCAGTATTTTCCTGTTTCTGGAAAAGAAAAAAACCAATACTTTTGACGGGGTAATCGGTTTCGGGAATGACAAAACCTCCAAGTTTACATTGAATGGAACGATGAATGTGAATTTCAGGAATATGTTCAACGGTTTTGAGACCGTCAATTTATACTGGCAGAGGAACCCGGATAAAGGACAGACTTTTGATCTTCAGGTGGATATTCCGTACCTGTTCAAATCCAATGTCGGAATGAATGCAAAAGTGAATATCTACAGACAGGATTCTACATTTGCCAATGTAAAATTCCTTCCTGCTTTCTATTATCATATCAACAACCGAAACAAAATAGGGTTAAGAGGAACTTTGGAAAGCTCTACCATTATTGACTCCTTATATGTTCAGGGGAAAGACTATAACAAAAAAGGGATTGGGGTATGGTTTGAAATGACGGAGCCTACTGATATTGATCTTTTCCTTTATAAGACAAGGATTAATGCAGGATATGATTTTTTGACAACCACCTATTCTAAAGATAACATCAAAGCTAATCAAAATCAGTTTTATTTCTTTGGGGAACACAATTATCATATTTCCGGAAACCATTTCCTGAATATTAAGGGAGAGGGTGCCATGATGGATTCAAAAATAGAGTTTTCCACCAACGAATTATACCGTTTCGGAGGCTGGAATTCCATGCGTGGATTCAATGAAAACTCGCTCGCCGCCGACTTTTACTACTACGGAAGTCTGGAGTACCGGTATCTGATCGGTAATCAGGCCTTCTTCGATGTCTTCGGGCAATACGGACAGCTCAATAATAAATCTTTGAATGTAAAGCCCAAACTTTACAGTGTCGGGCTTGGTTTCAATTTCTTTATTCCTATCGGCCTCATGAGCTTCCAGCTGTCTAATGGTAATGAATTTGGAAATCCTTTTAAGTTTAATGACACAAAAATCCACTGGGGAATTCTGAGCAGGTTTTAG
- a CDS encoding SusC/RagA family TonB-linked outer membrane protein, translating into MKKTLATFAVFLLPLYFSAQEINITGNVKSENGSSVSGVNITDKNTGKTATTDENGNFTISANPKDILEFFAPDFSVYTVEVSSRRQYSVVLKKSNEKQIEGVVITALGIAKKKEKIGYATQEVGTKQFETITTPSIGNLFSGQVAGLNVSNPTGMQQAPQFTLRGNSNLVFVIDGVIVEKEVFQNLDPNNIENINVLKGATASALYGSRGRYGAILITTKNAKKKGFSVEFSQNTMITGGFTNLPKTQTEYGNGSHGKYEFWDGADGGVNDGDMIWGPKFVPGLQIAQWNSPIRDKVTGQVVPWYGAVTGTQYDDKSRYERVPIDWKYHDNLSTFLKPAVINNNNFAISYRNNKDVYRFSGNFMNYDDRVPNSYLQKYGINFSSENHLGDKLIFDTKFNFNQAFTPNIPNYDYNPSGHMYTILIWMGGDVDGKALKNHMWIPGKEGRAQANWNYAWYNNPWFGAEYYKNQNRTNIINAQTGLEYKATQDLSVKGKISIVENHSKTEILSPYSYFNYSAPRSGGYILKDNKTWNLNYDVLATYKKKISDNFDFTINAGGSAFYYKNNNNERSTDGLKIPEVYTFENSIGALKNYTYLKEKLIYSAYSTIDIGLYNTFFINISGRNDWSSTLPKANRSYFYPSASVSAVISNLVKMPESINMLKLSASWAKVAYDFQPYAIRNYYLNNQGITFNGNPTYYYPTTLNVENSLKPEQTKSYELGLSTGFLNNRITLDATYFRTLDYNNILQFPAAESSGFTSQYVNGNEYTTKGFEITLGMVPVKTADFSWKTLINWSTYEQKLTSIYDNMPNYQNIKLGERMDSYYDYTWQKSPDGKVILDANTGMPTRANAPTNLGHFNPDWTFGFNNTFKYKKFTLNIGIDGSIGGVMRSQVIEKMWWGGKHPNSVAYRDLEYANPGTYYFVPDGVNYNPATGLYTPHTKAISFQDWAQNYPYQARVTQDESEEFANVFDRTFVKLRSVVLEYDFSSLLNPKGMVKGFTANISAYNLAMWKKSKNLYSDPDFQIRSGRSGDIANDIQDPSSRWFGIGFNLKF; encoded by the coding sequence ATGAAGAAAACTCTAGCCACTTTTGCCGTTTTTTTACTTCCTCTTTATTTTTCTGCCCAGGAAATTAATATTACCGGAAATGTAAAATCAGAAAACGGTTCCAGTGTTTCCGGTGTGAATATCACCGACAAAAATACAGGAAAGACCGCAACTACTGATGAAAACGGGAATTTCACCATTTCTGCAAATCCCAAAGATATTCTTGAATTTTTTGCTCCTGACTTTTCTGTGTATACCGTTGAGGTTTCTTCCAGAAGACAGTATTCTGTTGTTTTAAAAAAGTCAAACGAAAAGCAGATTGAAGGAGTGGTTATTACCGCTTTGGGTATTGCCAAGAAAAAAGAAAAGATTGGTTATGCGACTCAGGAAGTGGGAACAAAACAGTTTGAAACAATTACCACACCAAGTATCGGAAATTTATTCTCCGGACAGGTTGCGGGTCTGAATGTTTCCAATCCAACAGGAATGCAGCAGGCTCCACAGTTTACGCTGAGAGGAAACTCAAATCTTGTTTTTGTAATTGACGGTGTTATTGTGGAAAAAGAGGTCTTCCAGAATTTAGATCCCAACAATATTGAAAATATTAACGTTCTGAAAGGGGCTACAGCTTCTGCTTTATATGGATCAAGAGGCCGCTACGGAGCTATTTTGATCACCACAAAAAATGCGAAGAAGAAGGGATTCTCTGTTGAATTCTCCCAAAATACGATGATCACAGGAGGCTTTACCAATCTCCCTAAAACTCAGACTGAATATGGTAACGGTTCTCATGGAAAATATGAATTCTGGGACGGAGCTGACGGGGGAGTTAATGACGGAGATATGATCTGGGGGCCAAAGTTTGTTCCCGGATTGCAGATTGCCCAGTGGAACAGCCCGATCAGAGATAAAGTAACAGGCCAGGTCGTTCCGTGGTATGGAGCTGTGACGGGAACTCAGTATGATGATAAATCGAGATATGAAAGAGTTCCGATCGACTGGAAATATCACGATAACTTAAGTACTTTCCTAAAGCCGGCGGTTATCAACAATAATAACTTTGCCATCAGCTATAGAAATAACAAAGACGTATACAGATTCTCCGGGAATTTCATGAATTATGATGACAGGGTTCCGAATTCTTATCTTCAGAAATATGGAATCAACTTCTCTTCTGAAAACCATCTTGGAGATAAACTAATTTTCGATACAAAATTCAACTTCAACCAGGCCTTCACTCCTAACATTCCCAACTATGATTACAACCCAAGCGGACACATGTACACCATCCTGATCTGGATGGGAGGTGATGTAGACGGCAAAGCACTTAAAAATCATATGTGGATTCCCGGAAAAGAAGGAAGGGCGCAAGCCAACTGGAACTATGCATGGTACAATAACCCATGGTTCGGAGCTGAGTATTATAAAAATCAGAACAGAACGAATATCATCAATGCGCAGACAGGTTTAGAGTATAAAGCTACACAGGATCTTTCGGTAAAAGGAAAAATATCCATTGTGGAAAACCATAGCAAAACGGAGATATTGAGTCCTTATTCCTATTTCAATTACAGTGCACCGAGAAGTGGAGGATATATTCTGAAAGATAATAAAACATGGAACCTTAACTATGATGTGCTGGCAACTTACAAGAAAAAAATATCTGATAACTTTGATTTCACCATCAATGCCGGAGGTTCTGCTTTCTATTATAAGAACAACAACAATGAAAGGTCTACGGACGGATTGAAGATTCCTGAAGTGTATACGTTTGAAAACTCTATCGGAGCGCTGAAAAACTATACTTACCTGAAGGAAAAACTGATTTACAGTGCTTACTCTACGATTGATATTGGATTATACAACACTTTCTTCATTAATATTTCAGGGCGTAATGACTGGTCATCCACACTTCCTAAAGCCAACAGGTCTTACTTCTACCCTTCTGCATCCGTAAGTGCAGTGATTTCAAACCTGGTAAAAATGCCGGAGTCCATCAATATGTTAAAGCTTTCCGCTTCCTGGGCTAAAGTAGCGTATGATTTCCAACCTTATGCGATCAGGAATTATTATCTGAATAATCAGGGAATCACATTCAACGGAAATCCTACTTATTATTATCCAACCACCCTGAACGTAGAAAACTCTTTGAAGCCTGAGCAGACAAAATCATATGAATTAGGCTTAAGTACAGGTTTCCTGAATAACAGAATTACCTTGGATGCCACTTATTTCAGAACATTGGATTATAACAATATTCTCCAGTTCCCGGCAGCTGAATCATCGGGCTTCACTTCACAATATGTAAACGGAAATGAATACACTACAAAAGGTTTTGAAATTACCCTTGGTATGGTTCCGGTAAAAACAGCTGATTTCAGTTGGAAAACTTTAATTAACTGGAGTACTTATGAACAAAAGCTGACTTCCATTTATGATAATATGCCCAACTACCAAAACATTAAGTTGGGTGAAAGAATGGACAGTTATTATGACTATACATGGCAAAAGTCTCCGGACGGAAAAGTCATTCTTGATGCCAATACGGGAATGCCAACAAGAGCTAATGCCCCAACCAACCTGGGACATTTCAATCCGGACTGGACTTTTGGTTTTAATAACACCTTTAAATACAAGAAATTTACTTTAAATATCGGAATTGATGGAAGCATCGGAGGGGTAATGAGATCGCAGGTTATTGAAAAGATGTGGTGGGGAGGAAAACATCCTAACTCTGTAGCATACAGAGATCTTGAATATGCAAATCCGGGAACATATTATTTTGTACCGGATGGAGTAAATTACAATCCTGCGACAGGTCTTTATACTCCGCACACAAAAGCAATCAGTTTCCAGGACTGGGCACAGAATTATCCATACCAGGCAAGAGTAACACAGGATGAAAGTGAAGAATTTGCCAACGTTTTCGACAGGACTTTTGTTAAGCTCAGATCGGTAGTTCTGGAATATGATTTTTCTTCATTACTAAATCCAAAAGGAATGGTAAAAGGTTTTACCGCCAATATTTCTGCCTACAATCTGGCGATGTGGAAAAAATCCAAGAACCTTTATTCCGATCCGGACTTCCAGATCAGGTCAGGCAGAAGCGGAGATATTGCTAATGATATTCAGGACCCATCCAGCAGATGGTTCGGAATCGGTTTTAATCTTAAGTTTTAA
- a CDS encoding SusD/RagB family nutrient-binding outer membrane lipoprotein, which yields MKNTINHIKGQKGKTAKWLMRSIVAAGLLTLASCESNLDTINENPNDQASIDPKFLLTFVEKYTFQVNGDNMYASRMMIGTDGENSYQYMKWNDASFEVYTKGLLNTGKMMQEAEKRGNKNYLAIGKFLRAYHFFNISLKVGSAPYSEAAKGESGITQPKYDTQEAIMAGILSELKEANDLINTSDKIEGDIVYNGDALKWKKLINSFRLKILITLSKKTTVGSYNIASEFASIAGSQSLMTSISDNGELKFADAADSRYTMFNNSGYGSSLYMADYFINMFKDRHDPRLFTFAAQTTGAKEAGKAITDYTAYNGGNPTSPYSDNAALITAKNISKVNDRFYKDPTNEPASVLSYSELEFILAEAAARGWISGSAKTHYDNAIKASFSFYQTYVKNPGQYFSGFDVNQYLTTPLVVYNDADPLQTQLEKIMTQKYMTMFHQAQWTSYYDYLRTGYPNYPLKSGVAAPFRFRYPQSEYNYNSSNLKAALASQYGGNDNINSKPWWLQ from the coding sequence ATGAAAAATACAATAAATCATATAAAAGGGCAAAAAGGTAAAACAGCAAAATGGCTGATGAGGTCTATAGTTGCTGCAGGACTTCTGACATTGGCTTCATGTGAATCCAACCTTGACACCATCAATGAAAATCCTAATGACCAGGCCAGCATTGATCCTAAATTTCTTCTAACCTTTGTTGAAAAATATACATTCCAGGTAAATGGGGATAATATGTATGCTTCAAGAATGATGATTGGTACTGATGGTGAAAATTCATACCAGTATATGAAGTGGAATGATGCTTCTTTTGAAGTCTATACCAAAGGACTTCTGAATACAGGGAAAATGATGCAGGAAGCAGAGAAAAGAGGAAATAAAAATTATCTGGCCATCGGAAAATTCTTGAGAGCCTATCATTTCTTCAACATCAGCCTAAAAGTCGGAAGTGCTCCCTATTCTGAAGCAGCCAAAGGTGAATCCGGGATCACACAGCCTAAATATGATACACAGGAAGCGATCATGGCCGGAATTTTATCGGAATTGAAAGAAGCTAATGATCTTATTAATACCAGCGACAAAATTGAAGGGGATATTGTATACAACGGAGATGCCTTAAAGTGGAAAAAACTGATCAACTCCTTCCGTCTGAAAATCCTGATCACTTTATCTAAAAAAACAACGGTAGGAAGCTATAATATCGCTTCAGAATTTGCTTCAATTGCAGGAAGCCAGTCTCTTATGACCTCCATTTCGGATAACGGCGAACTTAAATTTGCTGATGCTGCAGACAGTAGATACACGATGTTTAATAACAGCGGATACGGTTCCAGTTTGTATATGGCAGATTATTTCATTAATATGTTTAAAGACAGGCATGACCCTCGTTTGTTCACGTTTGCTGCACAGACTACGGGAGCAAAAGAAGCCGGAAAAGCAATTACAGATTATACAGCATATAACGGCGGAAATCCTACTTCGCCTTATTCTGACAATGCAGCCCTGATCACTGCTAAAAATATTTCCAAAGTAAACGATCGTTTCTATAAAGATCCTACCAATGAGCCCGCTTCTGTATTAAGCTATTCAGAACTTGAGTTTATCCTGGCTGAAGCGGCAGCCCGAGGCTGGATTTCCGGATCTGCGAAAACACATTACGATAATGCGATCAAAGCCAGCTTCAGTTTTTATCAGACGTATGTAAAAAATCCGGGACAATATTTCTCAGGCTTTGACGTGAATCAGTACCTTACAACGCCTTTAGTAGTTTATAACGACGCCGATCCTTTACAGACACAGCTGGAAAAGATCATGACTCAAAAATACATGACTATGTTCCATCAGGCGCAGTGGACTTCTTATTATGATTATTTAAGAACGGGTTATCCGAATTATCCGTTAAAGTCCGGAGTTGCTGCACCTTTCAGGTTTAGATATCCGCAATCTGAATACAATTATAACAGCAGCAATTTAAAAGCCGCATTAGCCTCTCAGTACGGAGGAAATGATAATATCAACTCCAAACCATGGTGGTTACAATAA
- a CDS encoding phosphocholine-specific phospholipase C: MNRREFLEKSSLLLAGLGTSGVLHPSILKALAIEPAAQSTFYDAEHVVILMQENRSFDHAFGALKGVRGFLDKRAFIKQDGHPVFFQKNDNGKYASPARLDLRNTKSTWMSSLPHSWADQQKALNKGKFDQWLQAKASGNKDYKNIPLTLGYYNREDLPFYYQLADAFTIFDQYFCSSLTGTTPNRLFLWSGTLREQQNGKVKANVVNENIDYDKARQAKWKTFPEILEQQNVSWRIYQNEISLPKGMSGEQEAWLSNFTDNPIEWFSKFNVKFSKGYYENIPNIITYLKKEIEKNPDQKKRLEAMLAEVQEDQVKYHPDNYSKLSEEEKNLHEKAFTTNVNDPDYWKLEIGKDENGERLVVPEGDVLFQFRKDVEEKKLPLVSWLVAPEHFSDHPGSPWYGAWYISEVLNILTKDPETWKKTIFIINYDENDGYFDHVLPFAPPMNPSQPVDMNGKEGVEYVDKSQEYMSDPTLKNYEKIEGTVGLGYRVPMIIASPWTKGGFVNSEVSDHTSVLQFLEKFIMKKFKKNVHVENISDWRRAICGDLTSAFNSSSVKAPQMDYLNQKDYAKTINAAKNKPVPNLKWYSENELNENLLDIQERGLKPSNPLPYHFHVNLEGEKIKMSNLKENGVPLLIYDRTQFNNNNYHFSYALYSRQTLSHAVHSGAYDYEIFGPNGFFRKFRGDNNPETEVILTNTTSKNQIELTIRTHQNKNFSITVEDLYRKTKKSIALQKTEEKIIIDLDKYKGWYDLKIKLNDHLWHFAGRIETGKVSVSDPHWA; the protein is encoded by the coding sequence ATGAACAGAAGAGAATTTTTAGAGAAATCAAGTCTTTTATTAGCAGGTTTAGGAACTTCAGGCGTACTGCATCCTTCCATTTTAAAAGCTTTAGCCATTGAACCGGCTGCCCAGTCTACATTTTATGATGCAGAACATGTCGTAATCCTGATGCAGGAAAACCGTTCTTTTGACCATGCTTTTGGTGCTCTTAAAGGAGTAAGAGGCTTTTTAGATAAAAGAGCTTTTATAAAGCAGGACGGACATCCTGTTTTCTTTCAAAAGAATGACAATGGAAAATATGCATCTCCTGCCCGCCTGGATTTAAGAAATACAAAATCTACCTGGATGAGCTCATTGCCTCATTCATGGGCAGATCAGCAAAAGGCTCTTAATAAAGGAAAATTTGACCAGTGGCTTCAGGCCAAAGCTTCAGGCAATAAAGATTATAAAAATATTCCACTGACATTAGGCTATTACAACCGTGAGGACCTTCCGTTTTATTATCAGCTTGCGGACGCATTTACCATATTCGACCAGTATTTCTGTTCTTCCCTTACCGGAACAACTCCGAACAGACTATTCCTTTGGTCGGGAACATTGAGAGAACAGCAAAACGGAAAAGTAAAGGCTAATGTTGTCAATGAAAATATTGATTACGATAAAGCGAGACAGGCCAAATGGAAAACTTTCCCGGAGATTCTGGAACAACAGAATGTTTCGTGGAGAATTTATCAGAATGAAATCAGCCTTCCAAAAGGAATGTCCGGAGAACAGGAAGCCTGGCTGAGTAATTTTACAGATAATCCTATTGAATGGTTTTCAAAATTCAATGTTAAGTTTTCAAAAGGATATTATGAAAATATTCCCAATATCATAACCTATCTGAAAAAGGAAATTGAAAAAAATCCTGATCAGAAAAAACGACTGGAGGCCATGCTGGCTGAAGTTCAGGAAGATCAGGTGAAGTACCATCCTGATAATTATTCAAAACTTTCAGAAGAAGAGAAAAACCTTCACGAAAAAGCTTTCACCACCAATGTAAATGATCCTGATTACTGGAAACTGGAAATCGGAAAAGATGAAAACGGAGAAAGACTTGTGGTTCCGGAAGGTGATGTATTGTTTCAGTTCCGTAAAGATGTGGAAGAGAAAAAGCTTCCGCTGGTTTCATGGCTGGTAGCTCCGGAACATTTTTCAGACCATCCGGGATCACCGTGGTATGGAGCATGGTATATTTCCGAGGTTTTGAATATTCTGACCAAAGATCCTGAAACCTGGAAAAAAACAATATTTATCATCAATTATGATGAAAACGACGGCTACTTTGATCATGTGCTGCCTTTTGCCCCTCCGATGAATCCAAGCCAGCCCGTTGATATGAACGGAAAAGAAGGCGTGGAATATGTAGACAAATCCCAGGAATACATGTCTGATCCAACTTTAAAAAATTATGAAAAAATTGAAGGAACTGTAGGATTGGGCTACAGGGTTCCCATGATCATTGCTTCCCCATGGACAAAAGGTGGTTTTGTTAATTCCGAAGTATCAGACCACACTTCAGTATTACAGTTCCTGGAGAAATTCATCATGAAAAAATTCAAGAAGAATGTTCATGTTGAGAATATCAGTGACTGGAGAAGAGCGATATGTGGAGATCTTACATCAGCTTTCAATTCTTCCAGTGTAAAAGCACCACAGATGGATTATCTGAATCAGAAAGATTATGCTAAAACCATTAATGCTGCCAAAAATAAACCGGTTCCCAACCTGAAATGGTATTCTGAAAATGAACTGAATGAGAACCTACTTGACATTCAGGAAAGAGGCCTGAAGCCATCCAATCCTTTACCTTATCATTTCCATGTCAATTTGGAAGGGGAAAAGATCAAAATGTCCAATTTAAAAGAGAATGGAGTTCCTTTGCTTATTTATGACAGGACTCAGTTCAACAATAACAATTATCATTTTTCATATGCCTTATATTCCAGACAGACACTATCCCATGCTGTACATTCAGGAGCGTATGATTACGAAATTTTCGGTCCCAATGGTTTTTTCAGGAAGTTTAGAGGAGATAATAATCCGGAAACAGAGGTGATTTTAACAAATACAACTTCAAAAAATCAGATTGAACTGACCATCAGAACTCATCAAAATAAAAATTTTTCTATAACCGTGGAAGATCTGTATAGAAAAACGAAGAAATCCATTGCTTTACAAAAAACGGAAGAAAAAATTATTATAGATCTTGATAAATATAAGGGCTGGTATGACCTGAAAATCAAATTAAACGATCATCTGTGGCATTTTGCCGGAAGAATAGAAACCGGAAAAGTTTCCGTTTCTGATCCGCACTGGGCCTAA
- a CDS encoding WxL protein host-binding domain-containing protein, translating to MIKRILILITLILQFGFLHAGIVILNGLTHSYKIENGKVYKGKIAIENTSSNPQSVKLFLQDYTYHADGTINYTALRTNRRSNGEWLKLNTNLVTLKGKEKTEVFYEITVPNEAMDPGSYWSVIMVEPVEEIKPSDKKPGVSITSVIRYAIQVITDIETEKAKPDLKFESVKVEKQEGKKTVKIAIANNGNLYCKPTAAIEIYNRKTGEKVGTYTSLTMGLLPDTSKTFYIDINTVPPDKYRAAIIATDEEENAFALNVELEVKND from the coding sequence ATGATAAAGCGTATTCTTATTTTGATCACCCTGATTTTGCAGTTCGGTTTTTTACATGCCGGCATTGTGATTCTCAACGGGCTTACGCATTCTTACAAAATAGAAAACGGAAAGGTCTACAAAGGGAAAATTGCCATCGAAAATACAAGCAGCAATCCTCAGAGTGTAAAATTATTTTTACAGGATTATACCTACCATGCTGACGGAACGATTAACTATACAGCATTACGTACCAATAGACGCAGTAACGGGGAGTGGCTGAAGCTCAATACCAATCTGGTTACTTTAAAAGGTAAGGAAAAAACTGAGGTATTTTATGAAATAACAGTTCCCAATGAAGCAATGGATCCGGGAAGTTATTGGAGTGTTATCATGGTGGAACCTGTAGAGGAGATAAAACCCAGCGACAAAAAGCCTGGTGTAAGTATTACCTCAGTTATACGATATGCCATTCAGGTCATTACAGACATTGAAACGGAAAAGGCCAAACCGGACCTTAAATTTGAAAGTGTAAAAGTAGAAAAACAGGAAGGAAAGAAAACTGTAAAGATCGCTATTGCCAATAATGGCAATCTGTATTGTAAACCTACGGCAGCCATTGAAATCTATAATCGTAAGACAGGTGAAAAAGTGGGGACGTATACAAGTTTAACGATGGGACTGCTACCGGATACTTCCAAAACATTTTATATTGATATCAATACCGTACCACCAGATAAGTACAGAGCCGCCATAATAGCCACAGATGAAGAGGAAAATGCATTTGCGCTGAATGTGGAATTAGAAGTAAAAAATGATTAA